In Brassica napus cultivar Da-Ae chromosome C2, Da-Ae, whole genome shotgun sequence, the sequence TCTCGTTTGGTGAAGTAGGTCCAGCTGAGCCGTCCACAAATGAACATACTGATGACTATGTCCACATTTTTCATGCCATCCACAAGTTCCATTCAAACGGCAATCTTTACCAAACTTGTAGTTTTTATCCGCAAAGAAAATTTTCGATCCACACAACAAACGTCCATACGTCATTTGTCTGTCCACATTTGAGTATCCacaattataattttcattaaggGTAAAATGGTCCATAATTTATCTCTGGCCCACAACAAAGTGTGTCACATGTAAGAAATGTCTCTAGATGTAAAGGAAAGTCAAAAAGTGTTCCTTAGTGTAATCAACTCCGAAAAATATCGGAAACGGAATGCcatctatttatttatgtatatttttataatttcgaGGAATATAGTATGATAGAATCGTCCATAAATTTTAAGCAACATCATAATTCATGTACTAAATAGTGTTCCCAGTCATATGCAACTCGAATGTGAGACGTACATCATCTACTACCTTGGACACTTTGCAAAATGCCTGTCATGTTTCATGCGCCATACAGTGATCTGCAATTTTTCTTAAAAGAGTGTTTTTCACAATGGTAAGAGAAGTCTTTCAATGTTTAGCTTGGAGAAGAAAAAAGGAGagaaacaaataacaaaaagtCTTTCAACGTAAACCAATACTGACATCTTAACTTCACTTCTGTGCTAAGTATTTGACCTGGTCCTTAGGATCTCCATCATTTCCAACTCATTTCTATAATGTTATCTCTTATTAAATCACGTCCTCCTCAACACAAACCAAACCCAAAAGAACACACCGTACAGATCAAGAAAATCATGTATTATCTTCCCACTTCTTCTATGGTcctgttcttcatcttcttcttatttCACCATCTTCCTTGTGCTTCAAGTAAACAAGAACTTGGAAGGTGTGAGACCCCGTTTTTGTGTGGGAGCATCACCGCCGGTTTCCCCTTCTGGGGCGGGAATCTTGACAAACTTTGCGGTTATCCATCGCTGGAGCTTCACTGCAACAAAGACATCACCTCTTTAACCATCTCAGATCAAGAGTTCTGTGTTCTACAAATAAATCAATCATCTAACACTCTTAGACTTGCCAGAACAGACCATATGGGCTCTTTTTGCTCCTCTAACTTCACCAACACAACCTTGCCTCCAAAATTATTCAAGCTTTCCCCAACCTACAAGCGTGTCACAGTAGTCTATTATTGCAACCCTTTTGGTCTCAAATTTCAGGGATATAACTGTCCAAAAACAGGTATGATCTTTGTGTCTGACAACCCTGAAAATTACAATTTCTGCCTTGCCGGTTTCACCGCGAACGTTCCTAGGAGTTTCGTTGCAAAAAGGAATGACCTGGCCGATTTGGAAAGTGTCCTAAAGAAAGGATTTGAGGTGAAGATGAAGATCGATAAGAGCGATTATGAGCACGGTAAACACAGTCCACTCCATCCACCAACTGGTAAGTTTCTTATGCATGACTATCATTTCCTTAGAAAACTTATGCTGAAGTAGTGGTTCTACTACTAACAAGGTTAAAACATGCAGTATAAGCAAGGTGGTTAACTTAAGATATTTTATTGAGTATTAAAACCTTAATCTTTGACATATCAAACAAATAGTAATCTAGGCTCAAAGTCATCTGTTCCGATTTTCCTCTATTAATTTCCACATTTTTAGACAAAGCTTACTAGTGAGCTTAAAACATAAGGTGATATAAGTTATAAACTCAATTGCTTTAGTGTTCCCATAATCATCGGCAGTTCAATGCTGAGATATCTCTCTCACCCTCTATTTCCTTAAATAACTTCCTCTTTTCCTCTCaacacaaaaccaaaccaaaagacACACTAGTGTCCAAGAACAGCAATCAATCATGTCCTGTCTCCCCACTTCTTCTCTTGTCTTTTTCTCCctattcttcttctccaaccaTCTTTCTTGGGCTTCAACTAAAAAAGAACTTGGGTGGTGTGAGGCTATGTTTGAGTGTGGGAAAATCACCGCTGGTTTCCCCTTCTCCGGTGGGAGTCGTCCCCATTATTGCGGTCATCCATCACTGGAGCTTCAATGCTTTAACAACAAGACATCTATAATAATCTCTGATCATCTATACGATGTTCTCCATATAGATCAGACATCTAAGACTCTTAGACTTGTTAGAGCAGAGCTTGGAGGTTATTTTTGCACCGCTACATTCACAACCACAACTTTTCCTCCCGAAATCTTTGAGCTTTCAACAACCTCTCAGAGCCTAACAGTTTTCTACCTCTGCGACCATAACTTTAGTTACAGCTCGAGCTATACATGTCCTGATAGAGGTCCTGTCTCAGTGTCTCAAAACCTTGATTACCACAAATACTGCCAAGACAGTTTCACAATTAATGTTCCCAAGAGCTACGTACCAGAAGAGAAAGATTTAGATTTGAAACGTTTAGAAAATGCTTTGCATGAAGGGTTTGATGTGAAAGTGAAGATTGATGAACAAACATGTGAAGAATGTTTGTTCTCTCAAGGAATCTGCGGCTTCAATAATACCACACAGATCTGCTGCAAGAATGACTCATCATCAAGATGCAATACACTCCATATACCTCGTAGTAAGTTTCTTATACATCATCATCCTTTCATAGCCATCTTCTCTAACAACTTTTAACTGGAGTTGAGAAAACCTCGGACGATTCCCCTtgattatgtatatattttacaaGTTCTTCATATTCTCCAAACCTTTTCTCTACCTCTAACATATCAATCTGCTAGTCGGCAACCATAATCCTATAAGTGAATTATGTTCCGagcttcctttttcttttttcttttttttttctttggctcCCTTACCAATTAgttactatatattttgttcAATTACCAAGTTGAAGTTCCGAGCCTAAGCAcacaatttttttggtttctacCTTCCTTTGTTGATTTGTACACATTTAGACGTAGTCATATTACATAGCTTACTGGTGAGCTTAAGGTGACGCTCTTTCGTTTAATGCGTATACTTCTTGTATCATCAGTCAGTTCCAGTAGTAAATGgtcttttgcttttttttttcacactCAATTTCTCAGAAATTTCTGTAACAGAAAAAACAACAATGACGGAAAGGGACTGTGTGCTGGTCCTGAGAAAATTCCAAGCAAATGACTTTGAAGTCGTCGTacagtaacatatatatgataatatatCAAATAGGGACCCAACTTTGTATAGTGCAAAGTGGGAATTCATTTTATATTCTACAAATTACGAAGAAAGAAAAACTCGTTTAAATCACTATTCCTTttcatcgttttttttttttttggtctaaatgttaagatttataccagtttttttagttttttacatGTTGTGGCTCACAACTTATTAcgcaaaagaaaaggaaaatgagCAGAGAACACAAGAGCAACAGCAACAGCAACAGCAAGAGAGAAATGTAGCAGCATTAACTATAAGGAGAGATAAAGCAGAAATAGAGCTCAAGAAGAGAAGGATAGCGAGCAGACGCTGCGGTCGTAGGCACAGATAGGAGCCTATCATGCATTGCTCGATCGACCACCCTGAAAGTAGCTTCCTGAGATGTCGAGACGCCTTTGAAGATACGAGCATTCCGCTCACGCCAAAGGGAGTAGATGACGACCTGGTTGAGGAGCTTCAAAACCGCTACTGCGCGCGGAGCATGAGGGCCCTGGAGGTTCTGACATAAGCTAACAACTGCAGCTAGTGATGCCGGTGGAGACGCCATGTACCTGCCACAAAAACGACTCCAAGTAGCAACCACAAAAGAACAATCGAAGAATAAATGACTAATAGACTCATCAGCCAGAGAGCAAAGGACACAACCTGGCGGAACTTGAAGTCCCCAAGAGATTAGACGATCTCGGGTTGGTAATCTACCAAGGAAAGCAGTCCAAGTGATAAAGGAATACCGAGGAACTTCGTCCTTAAACCAAACCACCTTGTGCCAATCAACTGGGGGGTTAGGAACACGGATTCTCTCCCAAGTAACCCTCGATGAGAAAGATGGACCAAAACCACCAGTACCTTGCCTCCACAAATACACGTCATCGGTGCTAGTTGCAGATGGAACCGACATAGTAGATAGAATAATCTGAAGGGTCAGAGCATTTTCAGAGCGCGCCGGAGGCAGGTTCCAGTGACCGTTACGAACAGCTTGAGAGACTGTGGCTGAGAGAGGAATCCTAAGAGATCTTGGCCCGGATGAACCTAAGAGGAGGATTAAAGGACCTAACTTAGTCCAATAGTCGTACCAGAACAACGCTTTGGTCCCATTACCAACGTTGCATCGGAGAAACAGCGACAGGTCTTGCTTCAGCTGTAACATGCTCCTAACTGTACTCGAAAATCTTGGCGCGTCGTCCACTAACCAGATACTTCTTCCCCCGAACCTGTTGTTGATGAGCCAAGGGACCCAAAGCGAACCAGACCCATAAAAGAAGAGTCATAACCTCTTCAACCTGAATACCATCTCGAAGTCCTCGAGCTTTCGAAGACCAACTCCCCCTTCAGACTTCGGCTTACAGACATTGATCCAAGAAACTCTAGCTCCTGCTGCCGACGTTGTACTGTTTTTCTACAAGAAACCCGAACATAGAGAGTCCACCTTCGCGTAGAACCACTTAGGGAGAACAAATACTGAGCTCCAAAAGTTAACCATGGAGTAAATGATAGATGATATCATTGTCACTTTACCCGCAAAAGATAGGAATTTAACAGTCCAAGAGTGCAGTTTCGTAGTGATACGATCAATAAAAGGCTGAAGAGTAGTAGCAGAGATCCTTTTAGGGCTAAGAGGTAAGCCAAGGTACCATGTAGGAAACTCACCACGACGATAACCAGATAAAGCACACAAAGCCGTGGCTTGATTGACTGTATATCCTCCATGAAATATTTCTGATTTGGCCTCATTTGTGTCTAACCCGGACCAGTCTTTAAACAAATTCATAATGGCTTTAATACCAGCAGTCGAATCACTTGAGCCATCAGAGAAAACTAGAAGATCATCTGCGAATAGCAGATGGGTGAGCTTAGGAGAAGAGCACATAGGGTGTAACACAAACTGGCCATCTGATTCAGCTTTATCCAGCAACTTTGAGAGCACTTCCATGAGCATGATGAAGAGGTAAGGGGAAATAGAGTCTCCTTGTCTTAATCCCTTCCTGCCTTCAAAGAAACCAGCAATCTCACCATTTATAGCCACTGAGAATCTAGGAGAAGATATGCACTCAGTGATCCAAGTGATAAACATCGGTGGGAATTGTTGAGCCTCGAAGACCTTGATCACAAAATCCCAACAAACCGTATCAAAGGCCTTTCGAATGTCGATCTTCAGCATTGCACTCTTGTGGCAAGAGGACTTGTTGTAGTCTCGGATAAGCTCCGTGGCCAGAAGAACATTTTCGCCTAGGCTGCGCCCTTTTAAAAAGGCAGCTTGGTTGGGACTCACACATTCAGCCAAGATAGGTTTAAGGCGGTTAGCGATGATCTTAGAAATAAGCTTGTACACAATATTGCAGCAGCTAATAGGCATGTAGTCAGATAGTCGACAAGCTTCCGGCATCTTAGGAATCAGAGCAATCACTGTTGTATTCATATCTTTGAGTAACTTACCATTTCGGAAAAATTCCCTAACAGCACATACTCTATCCTCTCCTACAGTATCCCAAGATGTTCTAATGAACTCAACTGAGTAGCCATCAGGGCTCGGGCTTTTGTTCAACGGCATGGAGAAAAGGGTAGCTTTGATCTCCGCCGCAGTTACTTGACGCTTCAAATAATTTTGTTGTAGATCAGTACAACGAAAAGGAAGCAAAGACCTCAGATCCTCCGTGGAAGCAGGTGATGAGGGGAGGTCAGTAGAACCCAATATACCCTGAAAATAGTTAGCAGTGTGGCTCTTAATGTCATCCATAGAGTGAAAAATTTGATCACCATCCTTCAGGTAATGAATATGATTCCTAGAAGCATGGGAAGAAACGGTCCGGTGGTAAAATGGTGTATTACGATCACCAATACTACCCCAACGCACACGAGATCTTTGACGATAAAAGTTTTCCTCAGCAGTAATTAGGACATTGAGCTTATCTCTCTCTGCGTGCTCTTCTCGAGCAATTGAAGTATCAGGAGATGTAAGTAGAGCTCGTTGGAGAACATCTACCTTCTCTCTTTGCGCTTTAACACGTTGAGATATGCCACTGAAGTAACGTTTATTGAGCCTGCGCAGCGGTTTTTTAGCAATTTGAGGGAGCGCACTAGCTTGAACTGAGCAGTACCCGTAATCTGGCCACAATCCCAAGCTTCTCTAACTGTATCTGTATACTCAGGATGGTCTATAACATGGTGAAAAAATTTGAAAGGCTTGACAATCCGACGCCTAACGGACGGCATCCTAAAGAGACATAGAGTATGATCCGATTGAGAAGGATCCAGGAAATCAGCATAAGAATCTGGAAACGCTGTAGACCACGATTGATTGATGAGAGCGTGGTCAATTCGTGTAGATATAGGATTGTCATCTTGACTATTCCTCCAAGTGAACGGTAAACTTTTGGCTTGCGCCTCAAACAGCTCTGCATCCTGAATGGCGAGATTAGCTTCATCCATTCCAGAGTCATCAACTCGGGACGTTAGATGATTGGAATGATGAGAAGAGCGAAGCATCTGATTAAAATCCCCTAAGACTGCCCAAGGATAAGAAGAAACAGGAGAAGATCCATGTAATTCAGTCAACCCTCTCCATAAATTCCTCCTTTCATCCACCAGATTGAAACCGTAGACAAACGTAACTGTAATTGAGATGCTCTCAGACAATATAGAAATCCCACATGTGACTGATTGAGCAGTAGCGTCGTAGACAATCAGAGTAACACTCGGGTCCCAAACAACCACAATACGGCCCGagacatcatcatcataatTCCCAAAAAACTTCCAACCCCTAGGAATAGCTCCTAAAATTCTCTCTTTATTGCTTTCCAAAATGTGTGTTTCCAAAAAAGTTCCAAAAAGTGGCCTATGGATATTAATCCAATCCTTGGTCATAGTGTGGCGTCTTGCACTATTCAGTCCTCTTACATTCCACgcaaaatacatatctaaaaattaatGGCGTTTTGCAGCCTTGCGGCAACTCCTCCTGTTTTTAACCAGATAAAACGGGTCTCCTCCCTCCTCTTCTTCCATAGGAGGAATAACATTATTTGCTCCCTCCTCAACTTCCACAGGGGGAGGAATATCATTACTTTCTTCCACAGCAGGGGGAGGAATATCATTGCTTTCATCAGAGTTCCCAGCAGGAGGATTAGCATTGTTGTTGACCTCAAGAATCACATCGCATGGAGGGACAGTGTCACTGGAGAGTTCATCAACATCAGAAAGAGTTGACATCGGAGCTCCTTCAATAATAGTCTTCTCCACCTCAGAAAGCTCAGAGGCAAGAGGCTGACTAGATTCTTGGCTATCATGGGCAATCTGCAGAACCTGCTCAGTAGCAACAGACAGAGTAGGTTCATGGCTAGTTTTATTACCCAATAAACCCTGCTCAGTAGCAACAGGCAGAGTAGGTTCTTGATTAGCGATATCATCCAACACACCCTGCACTACAACAGAATCAACCTCAGCAACCAGAGCTTGTGATGGTACAGGAACAATATTCTCTACAGCAGGCACAACTCCTACGACCTCCACCGGAGAGGCCAAATTAATATTATCCTCCATAGAGACCTTAGCTGTTTCAGAGAGGGAAAGCTGTGTGTCCACCAAGGATTGTTGCAATATTTCACCCTCTTCTAGTTCAATAGTCTCATCAGAAGGGAGGGACGAGGTGGGAGGAAGTGAGTCTTTCCCACTATCTGGTACTGCGTTAGTATTGGAGCGAGCCATCGGTTCTTGAGGGCCCGTATTCACCGGGACATGACGGGGAACTCCCTCTCTCAGTTTTTTCTCAGTATAGCGACCAGGCCTTGATTTAGATCGCCTTCGAGCTATCTCGAACGATTGTTTCTCTGCGGTAGTGCCATTCACGCGATTTGGACACTTAACCTCGCTATGTCCAAACTTGTTACAGAGTGAGCATTTATTTGGCAGCCAAGGATATGAGACGTCGATCTCAACCTCCCTGCCGTTCGAAAACCCTGAAATAATCTTGCTTGGAAAGGGGGAAGTAAGGTCGACCCTCACGTACAACTTTGCTACTTCGAAATTTTCTTTACGCTCAGTCTCTGGAGCAAGACAGTCCGGCTTACCAATCGCGGTGGCTATACGACTCAAGCTCTCTCTATTGAAGAGCAGATAGGGGACATTTCGCATCTCCACAGGGACAATAGCACTCGTTAGTGGAGGTTCATCTGGTGAGAAATCTGGAGCCCACGGAGCCACAAACATTGGTAGACCACCAATGTTCCAACAAGTACGAGATAGTAGCACATCCCGAGTACGGGAATTAGTTACTCGTAAGAGATACATGCCTTCCCCAACGTTATGGACAAAGATCTTAGGACCCGTACGAGCCCAAACTGCATTAACGACACCAATAATCTTCCCCATGGACGGGTAGTCTCCATGAAAGCGAGCATAGATGAAGTCTTTGAATTCCAACTTTGCGGCTTCGATGTTCTCATCATGGATAAGGACAAAAGGAGCTCCTGAGACGTGTTCTATCGGAGATCCTAGCACTTGTAACTGAGCAGAGCTTTTGAGGAGCTCCGCATAATTCTTTGTAGGGGAAGGCACCGCATCCAGAACAGGGGGAGCAAGGCCAACGGGAGCAGCGCCAACGGGAGCAGCAGTAAATCGAAAACCCACAAAAGCAACAGCAGAACCATGACCAGCAGAAGCAACAACAGATCCAATACCAACAGAACCAGCAGCAGTAGGAGAGGCCGAACCGACAGCAGTAGAGCTAACAGTAGGAAGAC encodes:
- the LOC111214401 gene encoding uncharacterized protein LOC111214401, encoding MLQLKQDLSLFLRCNVGNGTKALFWYDYWTKLGPLILLLGSSGPRSLRIPLSATVSQAVRNGHWNLPPARSENALTLQIILSTMSVPSATSTDDVYLWRQGTGGFGPSFSSRVTWERIRVPNPPVDWHKVVWFKDEVPRYSFITWTAFLGRLPTRDRLISWGLQVPPGCVLCSLADESISHLFFDCSFVVATWSRFCGRYMASPPASLAAVVSLCQNLQGPHAPRAVAVLKLLNQVVIYSLWRERNARIFKGVSTSQEATFRVVDRAMHDRLLSVPTTAASARYPSLLELYFCFISPYS